One genomic window of Peromyscus maniculatus bairdii isolate BWxNUB_F1_BW_parent chromosome 2, HU_Pman_BW_mat_3.1, whole genome shotgun sequence includes the following:
- the LOC102903480 gene encoding protein NipSnap homolog 3B, producing the protein MLALRSGLRKALALRALAPQVCSPFATGPRQSDGTLYEFRTYFLKPSKTNEFLENFKKSVHLRTAHSEMIGYWSVEFGGQTNKVFHIWKYDNFAHRTAVRKALANDKEWQERFLIPNLAFIDKQEVEITYLVPWCKIGTPPKEGVYELATFQMKPGGPALWGNAFKRAVNAHVDLGYSTLVGVFHTEYGALNRVHVLWWNESADSRAAGRHWSHEDPRVVAAVRESVNYLESQQNMFLIPASFSPLK; encoded by the exons ATGCTCGCGCTCCGAAGCGGCCTGAGGAAGGCGCTGGCCCTGCGGGCGCTGGCGCCTCAG GTATGTTCACCTTTTGCTACAGGTCCCAGGCAAAGCGATGGGACGTTATATGAATTCCGCACCTATTTTCTCAAGCCTTCAAAGACAAATGAGTTCctggaaaattttaagaaaagtgTTCACCTTCGAACAGCTCACTCTGAAATGATTGGATATTGGAGTGTAGAATTTGGAGGCCAAACAAACAAAGTATTCCATATTTGGAAGTATG ATAATTTTGCTCATCGAACTGCAGTTCGCAAAGCCTTGGCTAATGATAAAGAATGGCAAGAACGATTCCTCATTCCAAATTTGGCTTTCATTGATAAACAAGAAGTTGAGATTACCTACCTGGTACCATGGTGCAAAATAGGAACACCTCCCAAGGAAG GAGTCTATGAATTGGCTACTTTTCAGATGAAACCTGGGGGCCCAGCTCTGTGGGGTAACGCATTCAAAAGGGCAGTAAACGCCCACGTTGATCTCGGCTACTCTACACTAGTTGGTGTTTTCCACACTGAATATGGAGCCCTCAACAGAG TCCATGTTCTCTGGTGGAACGAGAGTGCAGATAGTCGCGCAGCTGGGAGACATTGGTCTCATGAGGATCCCAGAGTCGTGGCTGCTG TTCGGGAAAGTGTCAACTACCTCGAGTCTCAGCAGAATATGTTCCTGATCCCAGCATCCTTTTCACCACTGAAGTAG